From the genome of Bombus huntii isolate Logan2020A chromosome 14, iyBomHunt1.1, whole genome shotgun sequence, one region includes:
- the LOC126872933 gene encoding myosin-IIIb-like isoform X3 translates to MTGGGTNMAYHGLSQHVNFDVIPDPGDRFVLEELIGEGTYGEVYSAYCNESGNKVAIKILENVADNIEEIEEEYLVLRDLSHHPNIPLFRGLFLKRAKPAQEEDQLWFVMELCTGGSVTDLVQGLKRKGRRLTDDQIGYILAETVEALIYLHSNHCMHRDVKGHNILLTEDAHVKLVDFGVSSHLVATLARKNTSVGTPYWMAPEVIACEQQLDSSYDSRCDVWSVGITAIELAEGDPPLSELHPMRALFQIPRNPPPSLKNPDIHSPELVDFITECLVKDLEHRPFASELKEHPLLMNIESKAEKIRNEIQEEIRRQRAEGKVHRQPEVTTKHGKLKTDRKARPEKMYMDDLAALDMLSEDAIVDQLQHRYEQTQIYTYIGDILVAVNPFTNLGLYTGIEQKRYKGQARSDNPPHIFAVADAAYQALLHQRQNQAIVISGESGAGKTESANLLLKQLVYLSKAPNRNLEERILQINPIMEAFGNATTGINANSSRFGKYLDLTMTKGGKVTGARIYVYLLEQSRVVAQAEGERNFHIFYYMYDGLEADNRLSEFYLDSNLRKHHRYLTDQSQTSQTHIDKFQQLKVGFKLLGFQDSEVDIVYRILAAILHLGDIEFGEVASEDNTDNKSRVIDTTPLHRVSQLLGVEENDLLEALTSNSVMTRGETITRNNTVAEACAARDAMAKGLYGRLFDWMVNQINCLLCFNRSPNYEPLAIGLLDIFGFENFPRNSFEQLCINIANEQIQYYFNQHIFTWEQQEYMAEGIPVDLVEFSDNRPVLDMLLSKPMGLLALLDEESRFPRATNKSLIEKFHNNIKSKFYVRPKSDAVCFAVHHFAGRVVYQADGFLEKNRNFLPPEVIQLIRQSQYDMVRFLFQCPITKTGNLYSAVHETDSKKLSQSNQNTKERYSSRGLASQSRAQQTVATYFRYSLMDLLQKMVSGSPQFVRCIKPNDSKSPRFFDKEKVVKQLRYTGVLETIRIRQNGFSHRISFNEFLKRYCFLAFGYDERVVANRDNCRLFLIRLKMDGWALGRTKVFLKYYHVEFLSKMYEEQLKKIIMVQSCVRRWLARIRFKKQKWQFAVSVVTLQRHIRGWLSRKHFLEEMRKKQEEEEATVLQKMQEEQKEKVEIEKQTEEDEEDGTTKEELKEDDAAAIIQSHFRGYTIRKRFGPELEEHFKKILNNYDDKFEAHKALLREGLKNEEAAFIVQRWYKKEKVKKRKPPTKDPVHHKLRQADLIQFSQNVHMKNQEVHKNLRHNKPGVRLNEIEEPPPDYVRPEGFNMVQPIIQYRSGNQVDGEETIKYYRDLKDEMSSGSDFEEEEVGWDLPLIQLENDLHPLTRSRIGQILEVNTERRERLEAQGDFAIASEQQLSDIWHKALRNPSEDQQQENSGRVGTRTNHTASKDLRFPERYSRCKQPTVDSSNINHSNGLRFKYIDRYNGVNDRQQSISGQQQRIVNGHHAANAHQNLFKGGHNFTNGRSAFVNGHVPLNNYHGPASGHETTINSHSNSVNEHSSANNLVKVNGHPLCSNGYRNIISGCENGLFINKMVVGDDLIKPSKLNNGLKNNINGHVKEIQPTKKNDNLRKHRSPGVDSKKGIDRLVNCQNAINGRLAARKDLGKDTFGIPADLRQILKPTIVVQKQREIFKVDYDPEDINGPYNFRQLLRPAEYLPTESLRKRKGGSLACNGVSVSKDKVTEKHVKRRAPLAPNQNKLVNAKK, encoded by the exons ATGACCGGTGGTGGGACCAATATGGCGTACCACGGTCTGAGTCAGCACGTAAATTTTGACGTGATACCAGATCCTGGAGATCGCTTCGTCTTGGAAGAATTAATCGGAGAAGGAACCTATGGAGAGGTTTACAGTGCGTATTGCAACGAATCTGGCAATAAAgttgcaattaaaattttggAGAACGTCGCCGACAATATCGAGGAAATCGAAGAAGAGTATCTGGTGCTGAGAGACTTAAGCCACCATCCTAATATTCCTCTCTTTCGTGGTTTGTTCTTGAAAAGAGCTAAACCTGCTCAAGAAGAGGATCAATTATGGTTTGTCATGGAG TTGTGCACCGGAGGGTCAGTGACCGATCTCGTTCAAGGCctgaaaagaaaaggaaggcGCCTAACGGACGACCAAATAGGTTATATCCTCGCAGAAACGGTGGAGGCactaatttatttacatagcAATCATTGCATGCACCGTGACGTTAAGGGACACAATATTTTGCTTACCGAAGATGCACACGTCAAACTGGTTGATTTTGGCGTGTCTTCGCATCTCGTTGCTACCCTCGCCAGAAAAAATACCTCGGTTGGCACACCGTACTGGATGGCACCTGAG GTGATAGCTTGCGAACAACAACTTGATTCTTCTTACGATTCTCGATGCGACGTTTGGTCAGTTGGAATCACGGCAATCGAACTAGCAGAGGGCGATCCACCCCTATCTGAACTGCACCCTATGAGGGCACTCTTTCAAATCCCCAGAAATCCACCACCGTCCCTCAAGAATCCAGATATCCATTCTCCAGAGTTGGTCGACTTCATCACGGAATGTTTGGTGAAAGATCTCGAGCACAGGCCCTTTGCAAGCGAACTAAAAGAGCATCCTTTATTGATGAATATCGAGTCGAAAGCGGAAAAGATTAGAAACGAAATACAAGAGGAGATCCGACGTCAAAGAGCTGAAGGTAAAGTTCATAGACAGCCCGAAGTAACGACCAAACACGGCAAATTGAAGACCGATCGGAAAGCTAGACCAGAAAAGATGTATATGGACGACCTGGCTGCTTTGGACATGTTGTCGGAGGATGCAATCGTCGATCAGTTACAACACAGATATGAACAAACTcagatatatacttatatcgGAGATATACTTGTAGCTGTTAATCCTTTCACAAATTTGGGACTGTATACAGGCATC GAACAAAAGAGATACAAAGGCCAAGCAAGATCGGACAATCCACCTCACATTTTCGCCGTCGCCGATGCTGCGTATCAAGCACTGCTACATCAACGACAAAATCAAGCAATTGTAATTAGCGGGGAGTCAGGAGCAGGAAAAACAGAAAGTGCGAATTTGCTGCTGAAACAATTGGTTTACCTTAGCAAAGCTCCTAATCGTAATTTGGAAGAAAGAATTCTTCAGATAAATCCGATAATGGAAGCTTTCGGTAATGCGACTACTGGGATTAACGCAAATTCATCGAGATTTGGCAAATATCTTGACTTAACCATGACTAAAGGTGGTAAAGTCACTGGTGCCAGAATATACGTGTATTTGTTAGAGCAATCTCGCGTTGTAGCTCAAGCTGA AGGTGAACGCAATTTCCATATATTTTACTACATGTACGATGGTCTGGAGGCAGACAATCGTCTTTCAGAATTCTACCTGGATTCGAACCTTCGAAAGCATCATCGATATTTGACAGATCAGAGTCAAACATCTCAAACGCATATCGataaatttcaacaactaaAAGTCGGTTTTAAATTACTGGGATTTCAAGATAGCGAAGTGGACATAGTATATCGTATTCTGGCTGCGATACTTCATCTGGGCGATATCGAGTTTGGTGAAGTAGCCAGCGAGGATAATACCGATAACAAAAGCCGCGTGATTGATACAACACCTTTACACAGAG TTTCGCAATTACTCGGTGTGGAAGAAAATGATCTTTTAGAAGCATTGACATCAAATTCCGTTATGACCAGGGGAGAAACAATCACGCGTAACAATACGGTAGCCGAAGCGTGTGCGGCTAGAGACGCGATGGCAAAAGGATTGTATGGTCGATTGTTCGACTGGATGGTCAATCAAATCAACTGTTTACTATGTTTCAATCGTTCACCGAATTACGAACCGCTGGCAATCGGCCTGCTGGATATATTTGGCTTCGAAAATTTTCCGAGGAACTCCTTCGAGCAACTCTGCATCAACATCGCCAACGAACAGATACAATATTACTTCAATCAACATATTTTCACCTGGGAGCAACAGGAATATATGGCGGAAGGAATACCGGTAGATTTGGTCGAGTTCTCTGACAACAGACCCGTTTTAGATATGTTACTCAGCAAACCTATGGGACTTTTGGCTTTATTAGACGAAGAAAGTCGATTTCCCAGAGCCACCAATAAATCCCTAATCG AGAAATTTCACAACAACATCAAGTCCAAGTTCTACGTAAGGCCAAAATCGGACGCAGTTTGTTTCGCAGTCCATCATTTTGCGGGTCGCGTAGTTTACCAAGCGGATGGCTTCTTAGAAAAGAACAGGAATTTCCTACCTCCTGAAGTAATCCAGCTGATCAGGCAATCTCAGTACGATATGGTCCGTTTCTTGTTTCAATGTCCGATCACGAAAACTGGCAACTTGTATTCGGCTGTTCACGAGACTGATTCGAAAAAATTGTCACAGTCGAATCAGAATACGAAG GAACGGTACTCCAGTCGGGGGTTGGCGTCACAATCCAGAGCTCAACAAACCGTAGCAACTTACTTCCGTTACTCCCTTATGGACTTACTCCAAAAGATGGTGTCTGGGTCGCCACAGTTCGTACGATGCATAAAACCGAATGACTCTAAGAGCCCACGATTCTTCGATAAAGAGAAAGTCGTGAAACAATTGAGATATACCGGGGTCTTGGAGACAATAAGGATCAGACAAAATGGATTTTCGCATAGAATATCGTTCAACGAATTTCTAAAAAG ATATTGTTTCTTAGCATTTGGATACGACGAACGTGTGGTAGCGAATCGCGACAATTGCCGTCTCTTCCTGATCCGTTTGAAAATGGACGGATGGGCATTGGGCAGAACAAAAGTTTTCTTGAAATACTATCACGTCGAGTTCCTTTCGAAGATGTACGAGGAACAGCTGAAGAAAATCATTATGGTTCAATCGTGTGTTCGTCGATGGCTCGCTAGGATCAGATTTAAGAAGCAAAAATGGCAATTCGCCGTGTCTGTTGTAACACTACAACGTCATATTCGTGGCTGGCTGTCGCGGAAGCACTTTTTAGAGGAAATGAggaagaaacaagaagaagaagaagcaacTGTTCTACAAAAAATGCAGG AGGAACAGAAAGAGAAGGTGGAGATTGAGAAGCAGACAGAAGAAGACGAGGAAGATGGAACTACGAAAGAAGAGTTGAAGGAAGATGATGCTGCAGCTATCATACAAAGTC ATTTCAGAGGATACACAATTCGCAAACGCTTTGGACCTGAACTGGAAGAACATTTCAAGAAGATCTTGAACAACTACGATGATAAATTTGAGGCACATAAAGCGTTACTGCGCGAAGGTTTAAAGAACGAAGAAGCAGCGTTTATAGTCCAACGGTGGTACAAAAAGGAGAAagtgaaaaaaaggaaacctCCGACAAAAGATCCGGTACATCATAAATTAAGGCAAGCTGATCTCATACAATTTTCTCAAAAC GTTCATATGAAAAACCAAGAAGTGCACAAGAATCTACGTCACAATAAGCCAGGAGTGCGATTAAACGAGATAGAAGAACCACCACCGGATTATGTTCGACCCGAAGGATTCAACATGGTGCAGCCGATCATACAATATCGAAGTGGCAATCAAGTGGATGGAGAGGAAACGATCAAGTACTACCGTGACTTGAAGGATGAGATGAGCAG TGGTTCGGActtcgaagaagaagaagttgGCTGGGACTTACCGTTGATACAGCTAGAAAATGACCTTCACCCATTGACGAG GAGTCGAATTGGGCAGATTCTGGAAGTGAATACCGAGAGGAGAGAACGTTTGGAAGCTCAGGGAGACTTTGCGATAGCTTCGGAACAACAACTTTCGGATATATGGCACAAAGCTTTGAGAAATCCGAGCGAGGATCAGCAACAAGAGAACTCGGGCAGAGTGGG TACAAGGACTAATCACACGGCTAGCAAAGACTTGCGGTTCCCTGAAAGATATTCGCGCTGTAAACAACCTACAGTCGACTCTTCGAATATCAACCATTCAAATGGCCTACGATTCAAATACATCGACAGATACAACGGTGTAAATGACCGTCAACAATCTATCAGTGGTCAGCAGCAGCGTATCGTCAATGGACATCATGCTGCAAATGCTCATCAGAACCTGTTTAAGGGAGGTCATAATTTTACAAACGGACGATCGGCGTTTGTTAACGGGCACGTCCCTCTAAATAATTATCACGGCCCCGCGAGCGGACACGAAACCACAATCAATAGCCATTCAAACTCGGTTAATGAACATTCATCGGCGAACAATTTGGTCAAAGTTAATGGACACCCACTTTGCAGTAACGGATACCGAAATATCATTAGTGGTTGTGAAAATGGTCTGTTCATAAATAAAATGGTCGTGGGAGATGATTTGATCAAACCTTCGAAATTAAACAATGGTCttaagaataatataaatggTCATGTAAAGGAGATACAGCCTACGAAAAAAAATGACAATTTAAGAAAACATCGATCACCTGGCGTAGACAGCAAAAAGGGAATTGACCGATTGGTTAATTGTCAGAACGCCATCAATGGTCGATTAGCTGCGAGAAAAGATTTGGGTAAGGATACGTTTGGGATCCCAGCTGATCTCAGACAAATCCTCAAACCTACTATCGTCGTTCAGAAGCAACGAGAAATCTTTAAGGTAGATTACGATCCAGAAGATATCAATGGACCGTATAATTTCCGGCAGCTATTGAGACCAGCTGAATACCTTCCTACGGAATCTTTAAGAAAAAGGAAGGGCGGCAGCTTAGCTTGCAACGGAGTTTCGGTATCAAAGGACAAGGTTACTGAGAAACACGTGAAAAGAAGAGCACCGCTCGCACCAAATCAAAATAAGCTCGTTAACGCGAAAAAATAA
- the LOC126872933 gene encoding myosin-IIIb-like isoform X4 — translation MGDIIEMTGGGTNMAYHGLSQHVNFDVIPDPGDRFVLEELIGEGTYGEVYSAYCNESGNKVAIKILENVADNIEEIEEEYLVLRDLSHHPNIPLFRGLFLKRAKPAQEEDQLWFVMELCTGGSVTDLVQGLKRKGRRLTDDQIGYILAETVEALIYLHSNHCMHRDVKGHNILLTEDAHVKLVDFGVSSHLVATLARKNTSVGTPYWMAPEVIACEQQLDSSYDSRCDVWSVGITAIELAEGDPPLSELHPMRALFQIPRNPPPSLKNPDIHSPELVDFITECLVKDLEHRPFASELKEHPLLMNIESKAEKIRNEIQEEIRRQRAEGKVHRQPEVTTKHGKLKTDRKARPEKMYMDDLAALDMLSEDAIVDQLQHRYEQTQIYTYIGDILVAVNPFTNLGLYTGIEQKRYKGQARSDNPPHIFAVADAAYQALLHQRQNQAIVISGESGAGKTESANLLLKQLVYLSKAPNRNLEERILQINPIMEAFGNATTGINANSSRFGKYLDLTMTKGGKVTGARIYVYLLEQSRVVAQAEGERNFHIFYYMYDGLEADNRLSEFYLDSNLRKHHRYLTDQSQTSQTHIDKFQQLKVGFKLLGFQDSEVDIVYRILAAILHLGDIEFGEVASEDNTDNKSRVIDTTPLHRVSQLLGVEENDLLEALTSNSVMTRGETITRNNTVAEACAARDAMAKGLYGRLFDWMVNQINCLLCFNRSPNYEPLAIGLLDIFGFENFPRNSFEQLCINIANEQIQYYFNQHIFTWEQQEYMAEGIPVDLVEFSDNRPVLDMLLSKPMGLLALLDEESRFPRATNKSLIEKFHNNIKSKFYVRPKSDAVCFAVHHFAGRVVYQADGFLEKNRNFLPPEVIQLIRQSQYDMVRFLFQCPITKTGNLYSAVHETDSKKLSQSNQNTKERYSSRGLASQSRAQQTVATYFRYSLMDLLQKMVSGSPQFVRCIKPNDSKSPRFFDKEKVVKQLRYTGVLETIRIRQNGFSHRISFNEFLKRYCFLAFGYDERVVANRDNCRLFLIRLKMDGWALGRTKVFLKYYHVEFLSKMYEEQLKKIIMVQSCVRRWLARIRFKKQKWQFAVSVVTLQRHIRGWLSRKHFLEEMRKKQEEEEATVLQKMQEEQKEKVEIEKQTEEDEEDGTTKEELKEDDAAAIIQSHFRGYTIRKRFGPELEEHFKKILNNYDDKFEAHKALLREGLKNEEAAFIVQRWYKKEKVKKRKPPTKDPVHHKLRQADLIQFSQNVHMKNQEVHKNLRHNKPGVRLNEIEEPPPDYVRPEGFNMVQPIIQYRSGNQVDGEETIKYYRDLKDEMSSGSDFEEEEVGWDLPLIQLENDLHPLTRSRIGQILEVNTERRERLEAQGDFAIASEQQLSDIWHKALRNPSEDQQQENSGRVGGIMANFQYKD, via the exons ATGGGTGATATAATTG AAATGACCGGTGGTGGGACCAATATGGCGTACCACGGTCTGAGTCAGCACGTAAATTTTGACGTGATACCAGATCCTGGAGATCGCTTCGTCTTGGAAGAATTAATCGGAGAAGGAACCTATGGAGAGGTTTACAGTGCGTATTGCAACGAATCTGGCAATAAAgttgcaattaaaattttggAGAACGTCGCCGACAATATCGAGGAAATCGAAGAAGAGTATCTGGTGCTGAGAGACTTAAGCCACCATCCTAATATTCCTCTCTTTCGTGGTTTGTTCTTGAAAAGAGCTAAACCTGCTCAAGAAGAGGATCAATTATGGTTTGTCATGGAG TTGTGCACCGGAGGGTCAGTGACCGATCTCGTTCAAGGCctgaaaagaaaaggaaggcGCCTAACGGACGACCAAATAGGTTATATCCTCGCAGAAACGGTGGAGGCactaatttatttacatagcAATCATTGCATGCACCGTGACGTTAAGGGACACAATATTTTGCTTACCGAAGATGCACACGTCAAACTGGTTGATTTTGGCGTGTCTTCGCATCTCGTTGCTACCCTCGCCAGAAAAAATACCTCGGTTGGCACACCGTACTGGATGGCACCTGAG GTGATAGCTTGCGAACAACAACTTGATTCTTCTTACGATTCTCGATGCGACGTTTGGTCAGTTGGAATCACGGCAATCGAACTAGCAGAGGGCGATCCACCCCTATCTGAACTGCACCCTATGAGGGCACTCTTTCAAATCCCCAGAAATCCACCACCGTCCCTCAAGAATCCAGATATCCATTCTCCAGAGTTGGTCGACTTCATCACGGAATGTTTGGTGAAAGATCTCGAGCACAGGCCCTTTGCAAGCGAACTAAAAGAGCATCCTTTATTGATGAATATCGAGTCGAAAGCGGAAAAGATTAGAAACGAAATACAAGAGGAGATCCGACGTCAAAGAGCTGAAGGTAAAGTTCATAGACAGCCCGAAGTAACGACCAAACACGGCAAATTGAAGACCGATCGGAAAGCTAGACCAGAAAAGATGTATATGGACGACCTGGCTGCTTTGGACATGTTGTCGGAGGATGCAATCGTCGATCAGTTACAACACAGATATGAACAAACTcagatatatacttatatcgGAGATATACTTGTAGCTGTTAATCCTTTCACAAATTTGGGACTGTATACAGGCATC GAACAAAAGAGATACAAAGGCCAAGCAAGATCGGACAATCCACCTCACATTTTCGCCGTCGCCGATGCTGCGTATCAAGCACTGCTACATCAACGACAAAATCAAGCAATTGTAATTAGCGGGGAGTCAGGAGCAGGAAAAACAGAAAGTGCGAATTTGCTGCTGAAACAATTGGTTTACCTTAGCAAAGCTCCTAATCGTAATTTGGAAGAAAGAATTCTTCAGATAAATCCGATAATGGAAGCTTTCGGTAATGCGACTACTGGGATTAACGCAAATTCATCGAGATTTGGCAAATATCTTGACTTAACCATGACTAAAGGTGGTAAAGTCACTGGTGCCAGAATATACGTGTATTTGTTAGAGCAATCTCGCGTTGTAGCTCAAGCTGA AGGTGAACGCAATTTCCATATATTTTACTACATGTACGATGGTCTGGAGGCAGACAATCGTCTTTCAGAATTCTACCTGGATTCGAACCTTCGAAAGCATCATCGATATTTGACAGATCAGAGTCAAACATCTCAAACGCATATCGataaatttcaacaactaaAAGTCGGTTTTAAATTACTGGGATTTCAAGATAGCGAAGTGGACATAGTATATCGTATTCTGGCTGCGATACTTCATCTGGGCGATATCGAGTTTGGTGAAGTAGCCAGCGAGGATAATACCGATAACAAAAGCCGCGTGATTGATACAACACCTTTACACAGAG TTTCGCAATTACTCGGTGTGGAAGAAAATGATCTTTTAGAAGCATTGACATCAAATTCCGTTATGACCAGGGGAGAAACAATCACGCGTAACAATACGGTAGCCGAAGCGTGTGCGGCTAGAGACGCGATGGCAAAAGGATTGTATGGTCGATTGTTCGACTGGATGGTCAATCAAATCAACTGTTTACTATGTTTCAATCGTTCACCGAATTACGAACCGCTGGCAATCGGCCTGCTGGATATATTTGGCTTCGAAAATTTTCCGAGGAACTCCTTCGAGCAACTCTGCATCAACATCGCCAACGAACAGATACAATATTACTTCAATCAACATATTTTCACCTGGGAGCAACAGGAATATATGGCGGAAGGAATACCGGTAGATTTGGTCGAGTTCTCTGACAACAGACCCGTTTTAGATATGTTACTCAGCAAACCTATGGGACTTTTGGCTTTATTAGACGAAGAAAGTCGATTTCCCAGAGCCACCAATAAATCCCTAATCG AGAAATTTCACAACAACATCAAGTCCAAGTTCTACGTAAGGCCAAAATCGGACGCAGTTTGTTTCGCAGTCCATCATTTTGCGGGTCGCGTAGTTTACCAAGCGGATGGCTTCTTAGAAAAGAACAGGAATTTCCTACCTCCTGAAGTAATCCAGCTGATCAGGCAATCTCAGTACGATATGGTCCGTTTCTTGTTTCAATGTCCGATCACGAAAACTGGCAACTTGTATTCGGCTGTTCACGAGACTGATTCGAAAAAATTGTCACAGTCGAATCAGAATACGAAG GAACGGTACTCCAGTCGGGGGTTGGCGTCACAATCCAGAGCTCAACAAACCGTAGCAACTTACTTCCGTTACTCCCTTATGGACTTACTCCAAAAGATGGTGTCTGGGTCGCCACAGTTCGTACGATGCATAAAACCGAATGACTCTAAGAGCCCACGATTCTTCGATAAAGAGAAAGTCGTGAAACAATTGAGATATACCGGGGTCTTGGAGACAATAAGGATCAGACAAAATGGATTTTCGCATAGAATATCGTTCAACGAATTTCTAAAAAG ATATTGTTTCTTAGCATTTGGATACGACGAACGTGTGGTAGCGAATCGCGACAATTGCCGTCTCTTCCTGATCCGTTTGAAAATGGACGGATGGGCATTGGGCAGAACAAAAGTTTTCTTGAAATACTATCACGTCGAGTTCCTTTCGAAGATGTACGAGGAACAGCTGAAGAAAATCATTATGGTTCAATCGTGTGTTCGTCGATGGCTCGCTAGGATCAGATTTAAGAAGCAAAAATGGCAATTCGCCGTGTCTGTTGTAACACTACAACGTCATATTCGTGGCTGGCTGTCGCGGAAGCACTTTTTAGAGGAAATGAggaagaaacaagaagaagaagaagcaacTGTTCTACAAAAAATGCAGG AGGAACAGAAAGAGAAGGTGGAGATTGAGAAGCAGACAGAAGAAGACGAGGAAGATGGAACTACGAAAGAAGAGTTGAAGGAAGATGATGCTGCAGCTATCATACAAAGTC ATTTCAGAGGATACACAATTCGCAAACGCTTTGGACCTGAACTGGAAGAACATTTCAAGAAGATCTTGAACAACTACGATGATAAATTTGAGGCACATAAAGCGTTACTGCGCGAAGGTTTAAAGAACGAAGAAGCAGCGTTTATAGTCCAACGGTGGTACAAAAAGGAGAAagtgaaaaaaaggaaacctCCGACAAAAGATCCGGTACATCATAAATTAAGGCAAGCTGATCTCATACAATTTTCTCAAAAC GTTCATATGAAAAACCAAGAAGTGCACAAGAATCTACGTCACAATAAGCCAGGAGTGCGATTAAACGAGATAGAAGAACCACCACCGGATTATGTTCGACCCGAAGGATTCAACATGGTGCAGCCGATCATACAATATCGAAGTGGCAATCAAGTGGATGGAGAGGAAACGATCAAGTACTACCGTGACTTGAAGGATGAGATGAGCAG TGGTTCGGActtcgaagaagaagaagttgGCTGGGACTTACCGTTGATACAGCTAGAAAATGACCTTCACCCATTGACGAG GAGTCGAATTGGGCAGATTCTGGAAGTGAATACCGAGAGGAGAGAACGTTTGGAAGCTCAGGGAGACTTTGCGATAGCTTCGGAACAACAACTTTCGGATATATGGCACAAAGCTTTGAGAAATCCGAGCGAGGATCAGCAACAAGAGAACTCGGGCAGAGTGGG AGGTATCATGGCAAACTTCCAG TACAAGGACTAA